In the Dama dama isolate Ldn47 chromosome 13, ASM3311817v1, whole genome shotgun sequence genome, one interval contains:
- the GOLGA5 gene encoding golgin subfamily A member 5 isoform X2: MSWFADLAGKAEDLLNRVDQGAATALSRKENTSNIIYSKNTDYSELHQQDTDLTYQTGSKTTYISSAADNIRNQKATILAGTANVKVGSRTLGETSHPVENASAPRPSSQFVRRKKSEPDDELLFDFLNSSQKEPTGKVEIKKERAKTPVLQSSRTTSVSSVNTSVTTVKTVEENPSGSQSHASHDSDSGHEAHEESSKENVLSNAACTDPNPVPNDDGKSHELSNLRLENQLLRNEVQNLNQEMASLLQRSKETQEELNKARARVEKWNVDHSKTDRITRELRAQVDDLTEAVAAKDSQLAVLKVRLQEADQLLNTRTEALEALQSEKSRIIQDHSEGSSLQNQALQTLQERLHEADATLKREQESYKQMQSEFATRLNKMEVERQNLAEAVTLAERKHSDEKKRVDELQQQVKVLKSNLDSSKQELADYKQKATRILQSKEKLINSLKEGSGFEGLDSSTANSVELEELRHEKETQREEIQKLMGQIHQLRSELQDIEAQQVSEAESAREQLQDLQDQIAGQRAAKQELEAELDRQKQEFRYIEEDLYRTKNTLQSRIKDREDEIQKLRNQLTNKTLSNSSQSELENRLHQLTETLIQKQTMLESLSTEKNSLVFQLERLEQQINSAAGSSSNGSSINMAGVDSGEGTRLRNVPVLFNDTETNLAGMYGKVRKAASSIDQFSIRLGIFLRRYPIARVFVIIYMALLHLWVMIVLLTYTPEMHHDQPRGR, encoded by the exons ATGTCCTGGTTTGCTGATCTAGCTGGAAAGGCAGAAGATCTTTTGAACAGAGTTGATCAAGGGGCTGCAACAGCTCTCAGTAGAAAAGAGAATACCAGCAACATCATTTATAGCAAAAATACTGACTATTCTGAACTTCACCAGCAAGATACGGACTTGACTTACCAGACGGGATCTAAAACTACTTACATTTCCTCAGCAGCTGATAACATTAGAAATCAAAAAGCCACCATCTTAGCTGGGACTGCAAATGTAAAAGTAGGATCTAGGACTTTGGGTGAGACCTCCCATCCTGTTGAAAATGCATCTGCTCCTAGGCCTTCATCCCAATTTGTTCGAAGAAAAAAGTCAGAACCTGATGATGAGCTGCTGTTCGATTTTCTTAATAGTTCCCAGAAGGAGCCTACCGGGAAAGTGGAGATCAAAAAAGAAAGGGCCAAAACCCCTGTCTTGCAGAGTTCTCGGACAACCAGCGTCAGTTCTGTGAACACCAGTGTAACCACCGTCAAAACTGTTGAAGAAAATCCTTCTGGGAGCCAAAGCCACG CCTCTCATGATTCAGATTCTGGCCATGAAGCCCACGAAGAATCTTCCAAGGAAAATGTATTATCAAATGCTGCCTGTACTGATCCTAACCCAGTGCCTAATGATGATGGCAAATCACATGAACTGTCTAACCTTCGCCTGGAGAACCAACTGTTAAGGAATGAAGTTCAGAATTTAAATCAAGAAATGGCCTCATTACTTCAAAGGTCCAAGGAAACTCAAGAAG aattaaacAAAGCAAGGGCAAGAGTCGAGAAGTGGAATGTTGACCATTCAAAGACTGATCGAATAACTCGAGAACTTCGAGCCCAAGTCGATGACCTGACTGAAGCAGTGGCTGCGAAGGACTCCCAGCTGGCTGTATTGAAAGTGAGACTCCAGGAGGCTGACCAGCTGCTGAATACCCGCACAGAAGCGCTGGAAGCCTTGCAGAGTGAAAAATCACG aaTAATACAGGATCACAGTGAGGGTAGTAGCCTGCAGAATCAAGCTTTGCAAACTCTTCAGGAGAGACTGCATGAAGCGGATGCCACTCTGAAGAGAGAGCAGGAGAGCTACAAACAGATGCAG AGTGAGTTTGCTACACGCCTTAATAAAATGGAAGTGGAACGTCAGAATTTGGCAGAAGCAGTTACGCTGGCAGAAAGAAAACACTCAGATGAGAAGAAGCGAGTGGATGAGCTACAGCAGCAAGTCAAAGTGCTGAAGTCCAACTTGGACTCCTCTAAGCAAGAATTAGCTGACTACAAACAAAAAGCTACTCGAATACTCCAG tCTAAAGAAAAACTGATTAACAGCTTAAAGGAAGGATCTGGTTTTGAAGGCCTAGATAGCAGTACAGCTAACAGCGTCGAACTAGAGGAACTTCGGCACGAGAAGGAGACACAGAGGGAGGAAATACAGAAACTGATGGGTCAGATACATCAGCTGAGATCCGAGTTACAG GATATTGAGGCTCAGCAGGTGAGTGAAGCAGAATCAGCAAGAGAACAATTACAGGATCTGCAAGACCAAATAGCTGGGCAGAGAGCAGCTAAACAAGAGCTAGAGGCAGAACTGGACCGACAGAAGCAG GAATTCCGCTACATAGAAGAAGATCTGTATCGAACAAAGAACACGTTGCAAAGCAGGATTAAAGATCGAGAAGATGAAATTCAGAAACTCAGGAATCAG CTTACCAATAAAACTTTAAGCAACAGCAGTCAGTCTGAGTTAGAAAACCGACTCCATCAGCTGACTGAGACTCTCATCCAGAAGCAGACCATGCTGGAGAGTCTCAGCACAGAGAAGAACTCTCTGGTCTTCCAGCTGGAGCGCCTCGAGCAGCAGATAAACTCTGCTGCCGGAAGCAGTAGTAACGGGTCTTCTATTAACATGGCTGGAGTTGACAGTGGAGAAG GCACACGTCTGCGAAACGTTCCTGTTCTTTTTAATGACACAGAAACTAATCTGGCAGGAATGTATGGGAAAGTCCGCAAAGCTGCTAGTTCAATTGACCAATTTAG CATCCGTCTGGGGATTTTCCTCCGAAGATACCCCATCGCACGAGTTTTTGTGATTATATATATG gctTTGCTTCACCTCTGGGTTATGATTGTTCTGTTGACTTACACACCAGAAATGCACCACGACCAACCACGTGGCAGATGA
- the GOLGA5 gene encoding golgin subfamily A member 5 isoform X1, whose protein sequence is MSWFADLAGKAEDLLNRVDQGAATALSRKENTSNIIYSKNTDYSELHQQDTDLTYQTGSKTTYISSAADNIRNQKATILAGTANVKVGSRTLGETSHPVENASAPRPSSQFVRRKKSEPDDELLFDFLNSSQKEPTGKVEIKKERAKTPVLQSSRTTSVSSVNTSVTTVKTVEENPSGSQSHAASHDSDSGHEAHEESSKENVLSNAACTDPNPVPNDDGKSHELSNLRLENQLLRNEVQNLNQEMASLLQRSKETQEELNKARARVEKWNVDHSKTDRITRELRAQVDDLTEAVAAKDSQLAVLKVRLQEADQLLNTRTEALEALQSEKSRIIQDHSEGSSLQNQALQTLQERLHEADATLKREQESYKQMQSEFATRLNKMEVERQNLAEAVTLAERKHSDEKKRVDELQQQVKVLKSNLDSSKQELADYKQKATRILQSKEKLINSLKEGSGFEGLDSSTANSVELEELRHEKETQREEIQKLMGQIHQLRSELQDIEAQQVSEAESAREQLQDLQDQIAGQRAAKQELEAELDRQKQEFRYIEEDLYRTKNTLQSRIKDREDEIQKLRNQLTNKTLSNSSQSELENRLHQLTETLIQKQTMLESLSTEKNSLVFQLERLEQQINSAAGSSSNGSSINMAGVDSGEGTRLRNVPVLFNDTETNLAGMYGKVRKAASSIDQFSIRLGIFLRRYPIARVFVIIYMALLHLWVMIVLLTYTPEMHHDQPRGR, encoded by the exons ATGTCCTGGTTTGCTGATCTAGCTGGAAAGGCAGAAGATCTTTTGAACAGAGTTGATCAAGGGGCTGCAACAGCTCTCAGTAGAAAAGAGAATACCAGCAACATCATTTATAGCAAAAATACTGACTATTCTGAACTTCACCAGCAAGATACGGACTTGACTTACCAGACGGGATCTAAAACTACTTACATTTCCTCAGCAGCTGATAACATTAGAAATCAAAAAGCCACCATCTTAGCTGGGACTGCAAATGTAAAAGTAGGATCTAGGACTTTGGGTGAGACCTCCCATCCTGTTGAAAATGCATCTGCTCCTAGGCCTTCATCCCAATTTGTTCGAAGAAAAAAGTCAGAACCTGATGATGAGCTGCTGTTCGATTTTCTTAATAGTTCCCAGAAGGAGCCTACCGGGAAAGTGGAGATCAAAAAAGAAAGGGCCAAAACCCCTGTCTTGCAGAGTTCTCGGACAACCAGCGTCAGTTCTGTGAACACCAGTGTAACCACCGTCAAAACTGTTGAAGAAAATCCTTCTGGGAGCCAAAGCCACG CAGCCTCTCATGATTCAGATTCTGGCCATGAAGCCCACGAAGAATCTTCCAAGGAAAATGTATTATCAAATGCTGCCTGTACTGATCCTAACCCAGTGCCTAATGATGATGGCAAATCACATGAACTGTCTAACCTTCGCCTGGAGAACCAACTGTTAAGGAATGAAGTTCAGAATTTAAATCAAGAAATGGCCTCATTACTTCAAAGGTCCAAGGAAACTCAAGAAG aattaaacAAAGCAAGGGCAAGAGTCGAGAAGTGGAATGTTGACCATTCAAAGACTGATCGAATAACTCGAGAACTTCGAGCCCAAGTCGATGACCTGACTGAAGCAGTGGCTGCGAAGGACTCCCAGCTGGCTGTATTGAAAGTGAGACTCCAGGAGGCTGACCAGCTGCTGAATACCCGCACAGAAGCGCTGGAAGCCTTGCAGAGTGAAAAATCACG aaTAATACAGGATCACAGTGAGGGTAGTAGCCTGCAGAATCAAGCTTTGCAAACTCTTCAGGAGAGACTGCATGAAGCGGATGCCACTCTGAAGAGAGAGCAGGAGAGCTACAAACAGATGCAG AGTGAGTTTGCTACACGCCTTAATAAAATGGAAGTGGAACGTCAGAATTTGGCAGAAGCAGTTACGCTGGCAGAAAGAAAACACTCAGATGAGAAGAAGCGAGTGGATGAGCTACAGCAGCAAGTCAAAGTGCTGAAGTCCAACTTGGACTCCTCTAAGCAAGAATTAGCTGACTACAAACAAAAAGCTACTCGAATACTCCAG tCTAAAGAAAAACTGATTAACAGCTTAAAGGAAGGATCTGGTTTTGAAGGCCTAGATAGCAGTACAGCTAACAGCGTCGAACTAGAGGAACTTCGGCACGAGAAGGAGACACAGAGGGAGGAAATACAGAAACTGATGGGTCAGATACATCAGCTGAGATCCGAGTTACAG GATATTGAGGCTCAGCAGGTGAGTGAAGCAGAATCAGCAAGAGAACAATTACAGGATCTGCAAGACCAAATAGCTGGGCAGAGAGCAGCTAAACAAGAGCTAGAGGCAGAACTGGACCGACAGAAGCAG GAATTCCGCTACATAGAAGAAGATCTGTATCGAACAAAGAACACGTTGCAAAGCAGGATTAAAGATCGAGAAGATGAAATTCAGAAACTCAGGAATCAG CTTACCAATAAAACTTTAAGCAACAGCAGTCAGTCTGAGTTAGAAAACCGACTCCATCAGCTGACTGAGACTCTCATCCAGAAGCAGACCATGCTGGAGAGTCTCAGCACAGAGAAGAACTCTCTGGTCTTCCAGCTGGAGCGCCTCGAGCAGCAGATAAACTCTGCTGCCGGAAGCAGTAGTAACGGGTCTTCTATTAACATGGCTGGAGTTGACAGTGGAGAAG GCACACGTCTGCGAAACGTTCCTGTTCTTTTTAATGACACAGAAACTAATCTGGCAGGAATGTATGGGAAAGTCCGCAAAGCTGCTAGTTCAATTGACCAATTTAG CATCCGTCTGGGGATTTTCCTCCGAAGATACCCCATCGCACGAGTTTTTGTGATTATATATATG gctTTGCTTCACCTCTGGGTTATGATTGTTCTGTTGACTTACACACCAGAAATGCACCACGACCAACCACGTGGCAGATGA